The segment TCGGATTCGTCATCGGAGTCCTGCCGGGTGTCGGGCCGTCCCTGGCGTCATTTATGTCCTACATCATGGAAAAGAAGATCGCCAAGCACCCTGAACGTTTCGGCAAGGGCGCGATCGAAGGTGTGGCCGGACCCGAGGCGGCGAACAATGCCGGGGTTGGCGGAGCCATGGTCCCGCTGTTCAGCCTCGGCATCCCAGGTTCTGCGACGACGGCCCTGCTCTTGTTCGTCTTCATCATGTACGGCCTTCAGCCCGGGCCGCTGCTGTTCACGCAGGAGTCGCCGCTGATCTGGACGATCATCGCCAGCATGTACATCGGCAACGTCGCACTGATCGTGCTGAATCTGCCGCTTGTTGGCGTGTTCGTCCGGCTGCTGAAGATTCCACCGGAGATCCTGTTCGGTGCCATCCTGGTACTGGTGGGAGTCGGTACGTATTCGATCAAGTTCAGCCTGGTCGGCCTACTGACACTGGGGGTGTTCGGCATCGTCGGTTACTTGATGGACCGGGTAGACATACCGCTGGCCCCGGCAATCCTGGCACTGGTGCTGGTACCGATGATCGAGGACAACTTCCGTCGGATGCTGCAGATCTCCAACGGAAGTTTCGCTCCGCTGGTCACTAAGCCGCTGTCGCTGACATTCCTGCTGCTGATCATTGCGGGTATCGTCGGACCGATCATCTTCAAGCGCGTCATCCGGCGAGCAGCCAAGCCGGGGGCTGCCAGCCGTCAGGAGCTGAGCGGATGACGACTGTCGGGGTGCTGGATAAGTGTGTCGCCATCCTCGACCTGGTTCGGGTCAAGCCGCTCACCGCAACCGAGGTCAGTGCGCACACCAGGATGTCGATGTCGACGGCGCATCGGCTCCTGCAATCCCTGGAACACCACAATATGGTGGCCAGGGGAGAGGCCGGAGCCTATGGGCTCGGGTCATTCTTCGTGCTCAACTCAGATGATGCAGCCCGGGAGGCGCTTCGACAGCTGCGAGACGCAACCGAGGAGTCCGTCCAGTTATGGGTCCGTCGGGGCCCGTGGCGGGTGTGCCTGTTGAACGTCGATGCGGAGAACGAGCTGCGGATCTCGAAGTCGGTCGGGTCCAAAATTCTCTTGACCGACGGCGGGTCGGCCGCCGACGCGCTGCGCAGTAACAACGCCGGTACTCGGGTGTTCTCCAGTGTGCAGGCACGCACGGCCGGTGTCGGTTCGTCGAGTGTCGCTTTGCAGCTGAACAAGTCATGGAGCATGGCGGTGTGTGTGTCCTATCCGCTGGCGCGGGCCCCGGTATCACCGCAGCAAGAATTCAAGCAGGTGTTGACGGAAACCGTCGCCCGCCTCAAGTTCGCCCTGGACGATTCCGAACAACTGACCAAGTTCGAGCGGATTATCTCCGACTCGTTGGCACAAAGCTGAAAACGTAAAGCGCGCCGATCATTGCGACGAGCAGACGCCTGGCAGACGCCTGGCAGGGCGGCTCAGACGTGGATGCAGCGTATCGACGTACCGGATGTCGTGACGGCCGCCGGGGGTGGGAGGGTAATCGGCGTTAGGCTGGTTGCCGGGGCTGGCCGCACGTCGGCCAGCTACCTGCCAAACCTGGCCGACGAAAGCGTAAGTGAAAAATTCGTGAGTTCCGCCATCGATGTACCCGACATGTCCGCCATCAGGGATTGGGTTACCCAACACCTGGATGAGGTACTGATCGACATCGATCGGCTGGTGCGGATCGAATCGTTCAGCGCCGACAAGACCGGGTTGCACGCCGCGCTGAGCGAGGTTGAGGATCTGGCGCAACGTCGACTGGGCAACGCCGCCGTGCGGATGCGCTACGACGGCGGTGCGTACGGAGACGTCCTGAGGCTGATTTACGGTGGCGTCGACGCTGAAGACATCTCGGAACCCATGCTGGTGGTCAGTCACTACGACACAGTCTGGCCCAAGGGCACCCTGGCGAACTGGCCAATCGTGCGCCACGGCAACGAAATTACCGCGCCGGGGATATTCGATATGAAGTCCGGCCTGGTGTGTGGCGTGTGGGCGCTCGCCGCCTGCAAGGCGCTCGACGTGCCGGCGGCTGCGGTTGAATTTCTGTTCACCGGTGACGAAGAGGTTGGCAGCCCGTTCTCCCAATCGCTGATCGAGGAGACGGCTCGGGCGGCATCCGGAGCCCTTGTGCTCGAGGCCAGCATCAACGGCACGATGAAGACCGGACGCAAGGGTGTCGGCATCTTCGGTCTCACCGCCCGCGGCGTTTCGGCACATGCCGGACTTGAGCCGGAAAAGGGCGCAAGTGCCGTGCATACGCTCGCGAAGCTGGTCGGCGAGCTGATCGCTCTCGCCCGCCCGGAAATTGGCACCACGATCAACGTCGGAACTTTCAACGGCGGAACCGGCACCAATGTCGTCGCCGCCGAAGCCCGGATCAGTATCGACATCCGGCTCACCGATCCAGCCGAAATGGCGCGGCTCGATGCGGAATTCGCCAAGCTGCAGTCGAGCGATCCGCGAGTTGCGTTGCTGTGGGATGGCGGATGGAACCGCCCTCCGATGGTGGTGAACGACAAAACGGTTGTGCTGCGGGACAAAGCCCGCGCGGTGGCGACTGGCCTGGGCTACGAACTTCAGGACATCACCGTCGGCGGCGGCAGCGATGGAAACTTCATTTCCGCTGTCGGATGCGCGGTGCTTGACGGGCTCGGACCGGGCGGCGGTGGCGCGCACGCGACCCATGAACATATCGACGTGACAACGATTCCCCAGCAAATTTGCCTGATTGCCGGGCTTCTGGCGAGATAGGCCCCGCATTCGGCGTTGGCGGATGCCGTCGGTGTGTTTAATATTGCGTCTGGCTATCACCCGAATTCACCAACTGGGACTGACATGGGAAACACCGCTCCGGCTCCGAGGACCTCGAAGGTCCTGCTCGGCGTCTTCTCACTGCTCATGGTCCTCGGACTGATCGCTGCCGTGTTCGTCACCCGCGGCGAGGCGTCGGCACAGGCCGGTGCCGGCAGCGTCGAAACCGGTTCGATGACGCCGATCAAGTCCACGCCGGAGTCGGTACGGTCTGTTGTGAACTCAGCCGACGACATCACGATCTGTGTCCTAGGCGATTCCACCGGAGACGAGTACGGCGAGTGGGTCGATCTGTGGGCAAAATCTTTGGCGGCCTCCGCGACCGTGAAACTGCGCATGTGGGATGGCGACAAGGTCAGGTACCGGCCGGGCGCCCGGGTTTACGGCAACGCGGACCGGGTCATCACGATCTGGAATGGCAGCAAGGGCGGCAGCAGTGCGGACTACCCGCTGCAGCGGCTCGCCACGATCCAGCCCGCACAACCGGACCTGGTCGTCTTCAATTACGGGCATAACTTCTCCCCGAACGGCGTAATCGCCGACGAACAGACTCTCTCTCGGGCCCTCGACAAGTACTGGGACGCCGACCTGCTGACGCTGCGGATTTCGCAGAACCCGGGCTATGGCAACTGGAAGGTGATCAGCACCGCAGCCTCCCAGGATGTGCTGGCCTGGAGTCAGGCGCACGGCGCTGCAGTGGTCAACGTGAACAAGGCATTCCGCAAGGCACCTGGTACGGTGCGGTCGCTGTTGATGGACGATGTGCACCCCAATGCCCGAGGCAACCGGGTCTTCGCCGACGCCGTGATCGGGTTCTTCGACGAGCCCTCGGTGTAACTGGCCCTCGGACGGTTTAATTGGCCGCCGGACGGTTTCGCAAACCGCGTACTGCAGGCCAAACCGCGCCTGAATACGCGCGCGGTCCTGCGCAACGTCCGCGTTCCTGGCCGCCAGTCTGCACAACGTTCGCGTTCCTGGCCGCCACCCTGCATGGAGCTCGCGTTCCTGGGGCTAGCCGCGCTCAAGCCTGCCGATCTCGGCGCCGGATGCGTCGAAAATGTGCAGCTTCTCGCCATCGATCCGCCCAGACGCGGCAGCATTGAGCCAGGTGTATACGCCCTCGCACGCCATCATTGTCGACGCTAGCCGGCCCAGTGACACGGTATCCCCGTGCGCGGTCCACCTGCCCATCAGCCGATTGCAGCCGTCGGACCCGGAGACACTTCCGTCGCTGTCGAATACCAGCGATGGCTGACCCGCCGACTCGGTATCGCCCCAGGCCCCGACTGCCTGCGTACCTGCCGCGGCTGCGCTATCGCAACCAGACAGGGATGTGAGCAGCGCTAAGACCGCAACGAAACGAAAGAGCTGACGCATCCAGCCATGCTAACGGGCAGCAACCTACGATTCGAGGCG is part of the Saxibacter everestensis genome and harbors:
- a CDS encoding helix-turn-helix domain-containing protein, which encodes MTTVGVLDKCVAILDLVRVKPLTATEVSAHTRMSMSTAHRLLQSLEHHNMVARGEAGAYGLGSFFVLNSDDAAREALRQLRDATEESVQLWVRRGPWRVCLLNVDAENELRISKSVGSKILLTDGGSAADALRSNNAGTRVFSSVQARTAGVGSSSVALQLNKSWSMAVCVSYPLARAPVSPQQEFKQVLTETVARLKFALDDSEQLTKFERIISDSLAQS
- a CDS encoding M20/M25/M40 family metallo-hydrolase, with protein sequence MQRIDVPDVVTAAGGGRVIGVRLVAGAGRTSASYLPNLADESVSEKFVSSAIDVPDMSAIRDWVTQHLDEVLIDIDRLVRIESFSADKTGLHAALSEVEDLAQRRLGNAAVRMRYDGGAYGDVLRLIYGGVDAEDISEPMLVVSHYDTVWPKGTLANWPIVRHGNEITAPGIFDMKSGLVCGVWALAACKALDVPAAAVEFLFTGDEEVGSPFSQSLIEETARAASGALVLEASINGTMKTGRKGVGIFGLTARGVSAHAGLEPEKGASAVHTLAKLVGELIALARPEIGTTINVGTFNGGTGTNVVAAEARISIDIRLTDPAEMARLDAEFAKLQSSDPRVALLWDGGWNRPPMVVNDKTVVLRDKARAVATGLGYELQDITVGGGSDGNFISAVGCAVLDGLGPGGGGAHATHEHIDVTTIPQQICLIAGLLAR
- a CDS encoding SGNH/GDSL hydrolase family protein, with protein sequence MGNTAPAPRTSKVLLGVFSLLMVLGLIAAVFVTRGEASAQAGAGSVETGSMTPIKSTPESVRSVVNSADDITICVLGDSTGDEYGEWVDLWAKSLAASATVKLRMWDGDKVRYRPGARVYGNADRVITIWNGSKGGSSADYPLQRLATIQPAQPDLVVFNYGHNFSPNGVIADEQTLSRALDKYWDADLLTLRISQNPGYGNWKVISTAASQDVLAWSQAHGAAVVNVNKAFRKAPGTVRSLLMDDVHPNARGNRVFADAVIGFFDEPSV
- a CDS encoding META domain-containing protein, with product MRQLFRFVAVLALLTSLSGCDSAAAAGTQAVGAWGDTESAGQPSLVFDSDGSVSGSDGCNRLMGRWTAHGDTVSLGRLASTMMACEGVYTWLNAAASGRIDGEKLHIFDASGAEIGRLERG